TCCAGACTGCCTTCGTGGCCTCAATCCGTCGCCTTGTTGCACTATCCCCTATCCGGGATGGGGAGGGACTTTGCTACATGTGGCCGAAATACCTCCCTCGTCATCCCCAAACCTCAGGATTTTGGCATGGTCTCCATCAAAATATGATGAATGCCCTGCGTAAGACACCTTTGCTTGAGTCGGGAGCGGACGACACCCTACGAAAGCCTACTGATCTCTACTACGTACCCAGAGATTGGAGATTTGAGAACGGAGCTCTTTTCGACCTCCCGTCACTATTGCAAACGCACTTGTCATTCAAATATGATAGTGTCAGGCCGGAACTCTCCCTGATTGGGGTCGACAGTCTTGACATCAATAATCTGTGGCTAGAATTTTCGCAATGGATCAATGAAGTTGGAATCGACGGCCTCAAGACACGGCCAATCAAGTGGCATCAAAAGGTCAGTTCGATCTTCCGCGGCCGACGAGAACTACGAGAGAAGCTCCGAAATTTACCAATTGTCCCTCTTCGGGATGGTTCATGGGTCAAGGCGCGCCAGGATTGCGTCTTTTTTACTTCTACGCAAAACGAAGAGCATGTGCCCACTGGTATCGAGCTATTTCTCGTGGATCGCTCTGTATCTAAAGATCCAGAAAGAAGACGATTCCTGAGTTTCTTGGGAATTCAAGAATACAGTCCCACCCAAGTTTGCGAACTGATTATCAATCTTCACCATGATCTGCCTCCGGCGGCCTGCCGCACAGAAATGGATATTGTCACAGACGCTCTTTATCTTTTTGATCATCGATTGTGTCTCAGATACGAAGTTCCTAATATTGAATTTGCCGCTGTAAAAGGTGGAAAGGCCATTCGTAGCAGAGAGCGTCATCTTTACTTGGTCGACCCCGATGTCAAGCCTAGTTTGATAGCAAAATATCAGAATACTGCGCAAAGTCCACTCGTGGTGCTCTCTGACAAGTATGAGGCTGCGCTGTGCAAAGACCGACCACGAGAAGATGCAGACTCATTTCGACAGTGGCTCCTGGGATCCACATATCGAGAGTTTTCCACAGTCCCGGcacttttatataataacgAACTGAGCGCCGAGTGGCACTTTCTTCGCAGTCACGACGTGATGGATTTACTACACGCAATCAGGCTACAATGGGACAAAAAAGCCATTCTATCCCCCATAATTATCAAGGCTGCGGCAGAACTTCAAGTGCCTGGCTCCGATGGATATTGGAGACCTCTAGGTCGCCTAGCTATCCCGACTACGGAGCTGAAACAAAAATGTCCGCATCTCGATTTTGTGAGCCTTCCAAATCCTAAAGTGTACAACTGGGGGTTTCTATCAGTTCTGGGCGTCTTGACCACCCGAAACACAACAGCAACTCTACGAGAGCTTCAGAAGCTTTCACAGCTGCAAGCAGATAAGGTAGATAAGGATGCAATAAAAGAAATCTACGAAGCACTGAACGCAAGCATGCGATCCGAGTGGAAGGAGATAAAGTAAGTAAAACCACAACATCAATCTGAACGTCAATGCTAAACACGCCACAGAACAGCTTTCCTGGAAGAGTCCCTTGTGTTTGTTGAAAAACCAAAGCCAAGATGGTTAAGTCATCTCTCCTGCGTCTGGGATGGCCCAGGTGCTCTGAAGCAGGTCACAAAACTCAGATATCACTACCCCGTATGCAGACAGTTATTCATATCCATTCTGTGTGTGAAGCAAGCCAGCACTGGAGATATTGTCGAGGAACTGTGTTCTGTCTCAGATGAAGGCGATATGGCTACCCAGCGCTTCAGTGAGCTGTTCTTTCTACTAGGGCGCTATCGTCGTGACCATGAACAGCTGAGCAGGGATCAGGTTCGAAGAATCCGAGAAGCTGCGGTATTTCCTATTGTGGTTAAAGGAGGAAACAGTGACGAACAGCCCAATATCACACTACAGTCTATATGTGAGGGTGATTGGTACGTTCCAGACCAACTACTTCTGGAACAAGCTTTTCGATCCAGGGTCGCTATGCTTAGCATGCCTTTAAAGGGCGCCGAGTCTTTGCGTGCCCTCTTTGAGGATCTGGATTGCGAGAAAAGGTTTCTCTCTTGTGCTGTTGAACAAACAACTGAACCGAGAGGCACATGCATTCGTGACTTGCGCCGGGAAGGTGATTTGATGACTCGACTTGACTATATTGCGTATGTATAACTATACTACGAGATGGGTTTGCGCTAACATATCGATGTTTAGGCTAGCGACAGATCAGCCGGCACTCGTCGAGGATATCACGGTGCAAATGTGGTCAGTATCATCAATCCTTGCCAAAAGTCGATTGGGAGACATTGAGATAAGCGATGAGGACAAGTTAATCACCATCAGAGACGATGGAGAGGTCAAAAACATCTACATCCGTGAAGATATAGCCATGGCCGAGCAGTTCCAGGTCGATCTTGAATTGCTGAAGTATTTCAGTAGTCTATTGGACCTTGGGGCCGAGCACACCCAGCTGGTCACACTCCTCCTGAAAGAACCTATTGCCCAACTCTCTGTCATCCTGGAGAGATATAATATCGAAATACCCGATAACTTGGACAATGGAGATACTGGCAATCAAGAAAGCGACGGTGAGGATCAAGAAAGCAACTATGAGGATAAAGCGATGACGATTATACATCCAACACAGACTACTCAGTTAACGATTCTGACAGAGAGGAAATGATGGNNNNNNNNNNNNNNNNNNNNNNNNNNNNNNNNNNNNNNNNNNNNNNNNNNNNNNNNNNNNNNNNNNNNNNNNNNNNNNNNNNNNNNNNNNNNNNNNNNNNAAGGACCGGCCGTGTTTCATGCAGACGAGACACCAGTTGCGAAAACTCCGAGAAGTACTGCTCAGTTTGGTGCTATACTAGACTAACGTCTGCTAACACAAACAGCAGAAGACCCATCTAGCGGGGGAGATCTTTCTTTGCCTCGCTATTCACCCATAGAGACTCCGTTCTACCAGAGTATCATCAGTTCAAATGGCCCCAGACCCGCTCAAAATTCTCCTAGAGCCTTTGAAAGTCCATCTAACAGATATAGAGAGATTGGGTTCCTTGGGGAGCGTTTCGTATGTCATCCTAGGCAATCATCAAACTATTAGTCCCTGACATATATGTTTTGCAGGTTTATCGTATGTTTCAATCTCGTATCAAGGATTGGACGTATGAGAATTGGACGAGTAAGTTGCGAGTCGAGGCTGGGCATCCCCGATTCACTGAGCGCGAAAAGGACTTTTCCGACTTTACATACCAGGATCGTTTTGGTCAAATGAAGGGAGTGCTGCGAGAGGCTGGCATGGACGTAATCGTCGAATGGACTCATAACACGAAGTTTCATCTTGAGGTCAAGGCAACACTAGGTCCTTGCAGTGAGCCATGTTTCGTGTCCCAGAATCAACTTGACAAGGTCTGTAATACAGTGATTGCTATGGTATATATCTCTGTGCTAACGCTTTGGTAGATGCGCCAGTACGAAGGGGACTTAGGCAACGTCTATATCCTCATTCGGGTTTTCCAGTTGGAAGCAGAAGGTGGCCCAAGCTTTCGATTCTTTTTAAATCCTTGGAGTCTCTACTTGGAGGGGGCTCTCGACTTTAGGTCGAATGAAGGATATAAGGTGTATGGGTTGGTATAAGCTTACCACAGCGGCTGAGATTCAGCGCCAGTAGTTTGGGCGATGCCAGTTGGAGTAGTTGTAAGGATACTCGCAGATGTCTGATTAAGAAGGACCTGATTAAACTGTTCCGCCTACTTCAATTGGGTGCCTCCGAAGCAGGTGCCTGTTTCGTGCTACCTCCACCCGAAGAAGTTTACAGCAACTGCGGCCTTATTGCGTGATCACATTACCGATGATGTAAGGATTGGCTTGAATGGACTAGTATATCTTGTCCAAGTTCATTGACGAAGCAGTTTATCCTTTGTCACGCGAAATCTGTATTAACAACGCCATCTTATACCGGTTGAAAGAAGCGGGACCTTATTCTGAGTATCTCAAGATTTCTCAAGTGTACCAAACTCAATTTACCAGATGAGACCAGTCTACAATGCAACCATGCAACTCGATCTCAGCAACTAAATCCAGTCTACCCAAACCCCATCACTGTGAAATGCGCAGCGGAAAGAGATGTGGTTGTGAAACTCACCCCACTTGATAGAGAACAGCCCCTTGAAATTGCCATCCCGAAGCATCTTGCAATCCGCCTTGTGACCCTTCTCGTTCCAACCGCGGAGCTGACAATTCTGGCTGCAGTACCAAAAGAAACCGCACTTGGCACACTTCATCAGCTTGGCCGACTTCTTGCTGCATGCGTGGCAGGTTCTCATCCCGTCGGTGAGGGTAGCGTGAGTTTGGACTCTGTCGCTGAGCTGCATCATGTTGTCGAGGGAAATCGGGAAGATCTGCAAAAGAATTAGCATAAGAAGACGTTGAGGGAGAGCATATTAACCTTGAGGTACTGAAGGTCTTCGTGGCGGATACCGATGGTCATATCCATGAAGAGATGCTTGACAGCATAGAAGATGACGACAGTGTTTCCGACTTGAAGGTTCGAGGGGCCGATCTCGACACCACGGGCCTCCGTGTAGATAGCAACCGGAATCTCTAAACCATCTCGGTCCTTGACGGTGAGCTTAACGCGGAGATCGATCTCGACCTCGACGATCTCGCCGATGAACACCCAGTGCTTGTGAGGCTCCCAGAAACCATTCTCTCTTTCGCGGTAGTAGTGAGGGCCAAGATGATTGTCCCAGGCTAGGTCTTCGAATGCTGGGAAGTGCTCTTTGTCTCGCAGATTCGCGAGTTGGGCGTCGTTGGAAGCCATGATGTATGGCAGTGAGAGGCGTCTCGATCTCTCGTCAGATCTTTAATGGGACTCGAGATGACTCTAAGAGTTCTGGAGATGGTCAAGAAAGGCAGAACACAAGCAGGGTTAGGAATTTATGGTAGATGGCAGGTAATGCCGTTTGTAAACGGCTGGCTGCAGCGTTTGTCGGTCCCCTGCAGTGCTATAAACAAACGGCTTGGGTACCTCTTGTTTGTGACGAATGATTGTTTAGCAGATATGTATTGTACTGCGTCTAGCAGGTAAACTCCTCACTTCGCCGCAGTTAGAATGTCCCTATACATTGTGAAGTTCGTATAAGATTCTCCTCTATTGTTCATGGCTTCTATTTAATTATGAGAACTGCTTATATAACAAATACAGGTGACAGAGCTTCTAGAGTATTAATCAAGATACAGTAAGAGCTATTTACTCATAGAAATAACAACATTACTTGCCGCGTCAGTAATGTCATTATGCTACTCTCCGGCAGTATTGAGATTGACAACGCACAGTTCATATACAAGAGCAAAACTGCGAAAACAAAGCTTTTCCACCACAAGGACTCGAACCTTGGACCTCACCGCTGTAAAGAGCAACCCCCTAAGAGGTCACTGGATAGGTAGTGCGATGTGCGCTGTNNNNNNNNNNNNNNNNNNNNNNNNNNNNNNNNNNNNNNNNNNNNNNNNNNNNNNNNNNNNNNNNNNNNNNNNNNNNNNNNNNNNNNNNNNNNNNNNNNNNNNNNNNNNNNNNNNNNNNNNNNNNNNNNNNNNNNNNNNNNNNNNNNNNNNNNNNNNNNNNNNNNNNNNNNNNNNNNNNNNNNNNNNNNNNNNNNNNNNNNNNNNNNNNNNNNNNNNNNNNNNNNNNNNNNNNNNNNNNNNNNNNNNNNNNNNNNNNNNNNNNNNNNNNNNNNNNNNNNNNNNNNNNNNNNNNNNNNNNNNNNNNNNNNNNNNNNNNNNNNNNNNNNNNNNNNNNNNNNNNNNNNNNNNNNNNNNNNNNNNNNNNNNNNNNNNNNNNNNNNNNNNNNNNNNNNNNNNNNNNNNNNNNNNNNNNNNNNNNNNNNNNNNNNNNNNNNNNNNNNNNNNNNNNNNNNNNNNNNNNNNNNNNNNNNNNNNNNNNNNNNNNNNNNNNNNNNNNNNNNNNNNNNNNNNNNNNNNNNNNNNNNNNNNNNNNNNNNNNNNNNNNNNNNNNNNNNNNNNNNNNNNNNNNNNNNNNNNNNNNNNNNNNNNNNNNNNNNNNNNNNNNNNNNNNNNNNNNNNNNNNNNNNNNNNNNNNNNNNNNNNNNNNNNNNNNNNNNNNNNNNNNNNNNNNNNNNNNNNNNNAGCATGCACTGTTTGTTtaagaagaggaagaagggtaaAAATAATACTCTTCCGCTCCCAGGAGTCGAATCTGGACCTTACTACTGTAGAGAGGTGACTCCCGAAGGGGGCCCTGGATGGGTAGCAACGTAGTACGCGCACCACTGCGCCAAAGCGGACGTCTGTATGTTGATAATGAGCTATGCATCTTTGGCTGATATAGGCTGAGCTAGTGCTGGGAATCCTCACAGATATCTATAGAATTCCTTATATCATCAGAGTGCCATCATATACGTCCACGCCAGTGGTTGGATTTCGGAAGCAAAGGCTATAGATATATGAGTAGATAATAGCTAATCGTAGCTAGAAAAGTGGCATCACACCGTACACCTCTTTCAGCTGGTCCCAAGTAACACCTTTCCCAAAGATAAGACCTGCAACCATCTTACCAGCAAAGAGGCTTCCTCTGGGTGAAGACATGTACTGACGATAGGTGATCTCTGCACTTTTGGAAGCCATGTAGGTGGAAAGGGGTGTAAGACTCGATTGCCCTAAAATATCCAAATCTGGGTTGTCAAGAGGCGGCTTTCTTTCTTGATTCTGCTCTATCTCCCTTATGGATTGCACAACAAGATTCATTAAGTCGACCATGGGCTGATTCTCCTCATCTGACATTCCTGGAGAGGTGGCGAATTCTGGGCAAACAGACAGCTGTTCGAGAGGAGCAGCTTGAGCGTTACTCCAATCAATAATTCCCGTCAAGTTGTACTCTTTGTCAAACGGTATATTGCCAAAATGTAGATCGAGATGACATAGAGGAAATGGGCCTCGGACCCTATCCTCAATGGCCATGTGGGTAAAACCTGATTTCAGTACCCAGCATGCTGTTAACCAGTCTGGGTCATCTGGATGCGAGTCAATCGACTCCCTGTTTTCGGCTTGTCTTTGGTTGTAGAAATATTTAAACGACGTTTCCAGAGGTCCAGGCGAAGCGTGCCAATCCATAGCAATAACTTCAACGGGTTGATCAGCTTGATCTTCACGCCAAAGGCGCCCAATGCGGCTAAGGGTCAGATTTTGAAGTTCTGTAAAGACGTTTGAGAGCTGCTTCGCTACTTTAGGATGATGTTCGGAAGGTATAGTTGTCGCTAGACCATTCGGAAGGGAGTGACCACGATGCTCCATGAACATGTACGGGTAGCCAAAGGGTTGGTCTGCAGACATCCCAAAGTTGAAAACTCGAGGAATAGGGATGTTAGTATGTTGTTGGATTATCCTCATTGTGGCGATCTCACTGAGTAATGCTGTTTTATCGTTGCTACCCAGTGTTTGATGAGGAATTCGAGCGACCCAGATCACATTGTCCGAAAATGCAATTTCCAGGACAACATTGTTGAACCCAGATGTGAAATGATTCAGATCGGTGCGACATAAAACATCCGGAGGCAAGCCTGGCTGATGCTTCCTGCGCGATTCTATCGCGCACGTCTCCAGATATTCAAAGTTTGCCGAAGAGAACATGAGCTGAATTCTCTTGTGTTTCTCTGAATCCGGTTTCAGACTGTCAAAACCCTGCCAAGAGTCGCTTAGTCTTTCCATCTTGCCTGTTCAGCTGGAGATGCCTTGTGCGCAAGAAATGAAGGAGAGTCGTGTAGACCCTGTCATCGTTCACTTCACTCAGAGAACGGCTGAGGCTCTGGAATGCTTTGATCTGTAGACGCGTCGTGATTCGCTACTCTTTATCCGCGAACGATGCGGGGAGGCTTGAAACAATCAGCCAATCAAGAGTGACTTTCTCCCAACAACATAACCGACAACTCGTGCGTCTCGCCATTGCAGCAACTTATCTCAACTCATATTGCTCAACTTTGCAATGCCACTCCTACGCTTACCCACCGAGATTCTAAGACAGATCTTTGGTCAACTTGATTCGTCTTTCTTTCACGAGGATATAGGCCGCCTCACAGTCTGCAAAGAGTGGTTCGGTTTCGCTCTTCCTGCATGCTTCAATTCCATCACCCTTTCTCAAGAGGCCCTTCgaaatctcatcatctctaCGGCAACGAAAAAGGCTTCGCCGCTTGAAAGCAACCTGGAAACCCTAGATCTTGATCTAAGAGGATACCAATACGACACCTCTCCACTGCAGGAGTCGAATTTACAGCCTGCTACCCTAGGATTTCGTAGGAACTTGGTCGAGACTCGGAAAAAGACCCTAAATGACGACATCGCTCAGCTTGCCATTATCGTCCAACAGTCTCATAGATTGCGTACATTGCGCGTACGGGCCTGGAGATCTACTCATCCCTTTTCCACCCCGGAGGGTTATCTGTCACTATCTACGGTGCAAGCTTTGCTCTCAGTGCAAAATCTGAGCGTTTTGGTGCTGGACCTATCTGGCACCTCTCTGGAGCAAGGGAACGAACGTCACATTTGCCCATCTATCgctgctcttcttcccactCTTAGAACCCTTCACTTATGGATGCGCAGTATCTGCCCTGAGGTATTGAAAACTCAAGATCTCGATAGTAAATTACGGTTAAGTACGGTGGTCGTCAAATTGAGTCTGCTTCCAGATCTGCCGGGCATAACGTCAGCGTCTCACTCTCAACAATGCGGTTCTCAGGGCGGGGGGTGGACTCAATTGAAAGCGGACATACGGGAACAGGCGGAGGCTCTTGTAACTCGAATGGCATCCCCTAAAACCATAAGGATTCTGACTCAAACCCTTCCACGATTTGATACACGGTCGCTAGATGTGTTGACTGGCAAAACAATGAAACTGGATGGCAATGCGGcatgggatgatgatggcgaaaCGACTCAGGAGGACTCGGAGCCAGAGTTCGACATTCTAGATGAGCAATTTGGTGGTTTCCTAGACGATTGACACTGTTTCTAATTGTCAAGCTTCGGATCAGCTTCTCGTATTGGCTTGGATTGCCATATATGCGGTTTGGCAATGTGATCTATCTGCCGTCCAATGTATAGCCTGCCAGTAATGGATTCCCTCACCCTATGAAGTGCTAAGGAACCTACAACATTTGTCCAATCTCACTTTTACCATTTAGCGACTTGGGCCTTCTGCAGAAACACCGCGATAAACCAACTGAGTGTGTTCCAATGGGTTCAAATGCCCTTATTAAACTGATAAAGTATACTGGAGTCTCTAGACTAGACAATAATGACCGGGTCAAGTTTGTCGAGATCCAAACCTTTAAAGCCTCTCCATACATGATACCATGAACATACGCTTCTCCCAACAAGAGATATCGTCCATTGGCTGTAGGCCGTAGCAGACAAGGAACCAGGCATCCCTCCAAAATCCACACTTCATCAACTTCACGTGTAGAGAGCAAGTCCCAACCTAAGCGCCCTTTCGTTGATATACAGAGACCGCGACCCTTGGCTGTCACTGATATTTTGTTTCTGATACTGAATTGACGGGTATTCACATCAACCAGGCCGTTGACACGTTGTTCAGGTTAGAAAAGCAGGCTAGAAAATTCCGCCAGACTCGCTCATCAACGTCCTTTTCTTGGTTTGATAAAAGGATAGACCTCGCCCCCGCGAAATGCTTGGGGCTCTGTTCGTCAGTTGTACCGTATGGTAGTACGCCTCTCAGAATCTGCAGGTTTGTGAATTCTTTATGACTTCATTCGTGCGAACCTTTCATCCTCCATACTCATTGAGTCCAGGGTCTCTAAGTTATCTCTGCTGATTTAAACTCccagccacaagtctcaactgtaaataacacatctggcATTCTGATCATTGGGCGTTTGTAGGAAGTGTTGTCTTTGCGGTGAGATTCTGTACAAATGGAAGTGGTAGACTTGAGAAACATAAAGTAGTTTTGCTTTTTATGGCGGTTCGGTAATACCAAGAAGAGACTGAGTAATTAATAGTGACAGGGGACAACCCGCAGGACAACATAACGACTAGCATCAAGAAAACCTAAGACACAGTTTCACAAGGATTATTTGCTTTTACTTGCTCAACAGGTCCACTGAAAGCAAACCAACAAACAAGTCAACAGCACATTGATTGAAAAGTAATATGAACAAACCTGTCCTGCATTACAAACTCGTCGCCATGAATGACTTAGAAAAGGGGAATACTTTCCCACTGTGAGTATTTGAATTTATTAGATGTAGACTATAAGTTAATACGAATTTGTTAAGCGGATGCTACAAGTAAGGAAACTTTCTTAATATACATAACTACATTTAATATCGAGGCAACACACGACGACAAGAGACGGACACAAAGGCAATGCCAATCTCAGAACTCGCGCTTGGATGGAAAGAACAATGTTTGACTATAATCAACGCTTTGACAACTATCCCTTTCGATTTCTATCCATCCCAGTCTCATACATTGCAACGTCAACGGCAACGGCGGCAAACCCGCTTGGATACGAACCCTAGTGAATTTTCGGATTCATCCCCTTGTCGCGAGTAAAAGGGGCGCGGCAGCTAAACCCAAAACCGATTGGACCATCTTTGGCCGGAGAGATTCTTTTGAGATACGCTGTCGCCGATCAAATAGCATTCCCGTTTCATAGCGAGGCTGCAGTTACATTGAGAGATACGACGTATTAAGCAAGAACAAAGGGGCTTGTTGGTCTTATAGGAGCGCGAGACGGCATAAGCGAGTTGGAGTCCGGAAGAGGAGTAGTTGGAGTCTTATCCCTGTATTCTCCGACGGGGACTTGAAGGAGTTTGACTATGGAATTGGAGACGATTCAAGAATTTGCCGACGTTACGAGTCAAACTCTATCTACTGGATATGTTTCATCATTTTTCTATCCGAGCCAATGTCTAGTTTCGCCGACATCTTATTCATGAGTCACTCTGCTCGCGCGGAGACGGAAATTAGCAGACGTATAGTCATGTTCTAATCTCCAAACGTTCCCAACGGCTTGACGGTAAGACCTAATACCTATGCCAGAACGAAGGCATCGAATCCATGACATGTTGAAATATCCAAAttacttattactaaaaAGCTAAGCAAGGCTGTTATGGAGGTCACTCCCAAGTCCAAGCTTTGCCCTAATGTTTCGAGACCAAGAAATATGCATTCATAACAGGGAGAACCCGCATATTCAAGCATCATCCCTAAACCCCGAAGCGAACCGCTCTCCCCGTCTCCATAAAGGTCCACAACGTTCATTTCAAGACTCCATTTTCCAAACTCTAATTCAAATACCGATGAAAGTCAAGACACATCGATACCCATCCTTTCGGAGGGACTGTCTCTGTTTGAAGATGATCGACGATATAGAATTAATCCGATTGGTTCACCAGAAATAGTAGCCGTAGATCTAGTCTCGTTAATGACTCGTAGTGCCCGTCGGGTTTCAGCGGACCAACCGTAGATGCGCAAATTAAAAGCAGCCTTGTTTAGTTTGAGCTGACGACACCTAATGTGGAGTAGTGAAAGATGTACAGAGTTTGGATGCTGTTGAATTGCACAGACAATGGATTCTAGTGGCGGCCGTTAGTTTACTCGTAGATATCATGTCTATCTCAAACTTCCAGACATCTTCTAGAACAGCGTCCTCATGAAGTGAATTATAATTTCTTTGTATTCATCATTCTCGTATTCTACACGATGCAACCGGATGCCCCATCTTCCGTGAGGCCCTCCCAGATGAATCCTTGGAGAAGCCCAACTATCGCCAGGGGCATTTACATACAATCTCACCACTCGGGGAACAAGAAGCCCACAAAAAGATCGGCACTGAAGAAATCCCCAATCCCATATCCTTGAAAAAACAGGGTAAGGAAATGCCGTTCACCGCTGGCAACCGACGACTCGTGTGCTCAGCTGCCATCCAGTTATATAGGTAGCGAATGATAGCATGTCATATGCCGATTCTTAGTATAACGCCGACCGTTGGATCTGCATAGAACATATCTTGCCCTAGTTAGTTCTTATCTCACAAGTCTAGTTCATAACGTTCCAAAACAGCTGTGGATTCCTCCGCTAATGCACGTACGTGTCGATCCTGGATCCATGATTTGCCGCGGGAGCAGTGGTCGTATATCATAGC
This genomic stretch from Fusarium oxysporum f. sp. lycopersici 4287 chromosome 2, whole genome shotgun sequence harbors:
- a CDS encoding hypothetical protein (At least one base has a quality score < 10), with amino-acid sequence MLLFLRNLDQVHISIRGLNKQYRRKITRLDPRYDGETVKISVQSDAVPSKEYIVHRYTAKKLPPVPQREGIDSSEVVIAFTVDNEATPVFTTQKVFAFLPVDDFGFRFLIHADFILVASREGLDESSLWNLSLRDLIQTAFVASIRRLVALSPIRDGEGLCYMWPKYLPRHPQTSGFWHGLHQNMMNALRKTPLLESGADDTLRKPTDLYYVPRDWRFENGALFDLPSLLQTHLSFKYDSVRPELSLIGVDSLDINNLWLEFSQWINEVGIDGLKTRPIKWHQKVSSIFRGRRELREKLRNLPIVPLRDGSWVKARQDCVFFTSTQNEEHVPTGIELFLVDRSVSKDPERRRFLSFLGIQEYSPTQVCELIINLHHDLPPAACRTEMDIVTDALYLFDHRLCLRYEVPNIEFAAVKGGKAIRSRERHLYLVDPDVKPSLIAKYQNTAQSPLVVLSDKYEAALCKDRPREDADSFRQWLLGSTYREFSTVPALLYNNELSAEWHFLRSHDVMDLLHAIRLQWDKKAILSPIIIKAAAELQVPGSDGYWRPLGRLAIPTTELKQKCPHLDFVSLPNPKVYNWGFLSVLGVLTTRNTTATLRELQKLSQLQADKVDKDAIKEIYEALNASMRSEWKEIKTAFLEESLVFVEKPKPRWLSHLSCVWDGPGALKQVTKLRYHYPVCRQLFISILCVKQASTGDIVEELCSVSDEGDMATQRFSELFFLLGRYRRDHEQLSRDQVRRIREAAVFPIVVKGGNSDEQPNITLQSICEGDWYVPDQLLLEQAFRSRVAMLSMPLKGAESLRALFEDLDCEKRFLSCAVEQTTEPRGTCIRDLRREGDLMTRLDYIALATDQPALVEDITVQMWSVSSILAKSRLGDIEISDEDKLITIRDDGEVKNIYIREDIAMAEQFQVDLELLKYFSSLLDLGAEHTQLVTLLLKEPIAQLSVILERYNIEIPDNLDNGDTGNQESDGEDQESNYEDKAMTIIHPTQTTQLTILTERK